The Paenibacillus sp. FSL R7-0345 DNA segment TACTGTTCCAAGCTCCGGATACAAGCTTCTGTCACTGACATAAAGCGGTCCTTTATACTCCCAGTTGTACATATCATCGGATACGTAGACCAAAGCGGTGCCGCTGCTAAAGTCTTTAAGACCGGAGGTTACCAGCTGATACCACTTATCCGTCTCTTGGTCATACCATACAAACGGGTCTCTGAATTCGTTATGAATGCCGTTTCCGTTTTGCTCTGTTACCGGTTCAGGATATTTCACCCACTCCTCCAAGTTAGGGTCCGATAAATCAGCCGGGGTTGCCAGTCCTGTTCTTTGGTTCGGTGATAGAGAGTCATTGCCCGCGGTATAGAACAAGACAGGATTACCGTCACGGTCATAAGCTGCGCTGCCTGACCATGCACCGTCCGGATCAAGCGTGCCTGCCTCAGGTGCAAGTGCAGGCCTCACATTTTCCCAGTGCACCATATCGTCACTTACCCAATGTCCCCAGTGGATTTGATGCCAGAACGGACCTTGCGGGTTATGCTGATAGAATAAATGATACTTACTGTTAAAATAAATCGGTGCGTGCGCTTCGTTCATCCAGTTCTGCGGCGGCATTGCATGGTACTGGGGACGGTGCTGATCCCCGTCAAACACACCCGGGTATTCATCAATATCACCGTCTGGAATGTCCGGAACCGCACCGCCGTGAAGCGTCTTCACATTTTCATACTCGGCCAGAATCTCTTGACCCGTGAGCGCCTTGTTCTGCAGCTTCACTTCATCGATAAGTCCGCTGAACATGTTGTAGGAGAACAATCCCACAAACTCAGCAGATCTGTTATTTTTTCCGATAATCAGGTTCTCCGTTGACGGTGTGATCGGAATGCTGACAGGGGTTGCCTGAGATGCTACTTCCTGACCATTCAGGTAGAGCTTAATCATTCCGGCTTCTTTGTCGAAGGTGGCCGCCACATAATTCCATTTGTATTTTTCAAGCGGATGATCCTTAACCCATACCTGAATCCACTGTCCGCCTATTCCCGCCTGCATCGACCATGTGCCATGCCGGAACATGCCAAGCGCGAAGCCTTCCGCCTTATCCTGATCGGACTGATTCACAATGGCAGACAGCTTATTCCCGTCTCCCCATTCATAGCTGCGCGGAGCAACCCAGGCTTCGACCGTCAGCGCGTCGCTTACGGAAATGGTATCCTTCGCGTTAACCTCAATATCATTCGAATATCCGTCAAACAGCAGGGCACCGCCCTTTACTCCGCGCGGAGTCCAGCTCGGATCTTTGGAGTCCATGTACCTGGCGCTATTAAACACATAGTTGACATCGTGTTCAAGATTGCTTACTTGCTCAAGTGCCTTCTTGCCCGCACCTTCATCAAAATTCATATAGAAGATGTTGCCCGTACTGTTTGCCTGGAAAGCATCAACGGCAATCCGGGACTGATCAGACGAGTCGATAACCTTGATATAAAGGCTCTTGTTGTAGTACTTATGCACATTCCAGGTAATTTGTTGATTTACGATGGCATTCCCGGTCTTTTCAAGCAGATCGTCAGTTCCGGCATCGTACAATCCTACGTAGGCACTCTCCGGATTCACAATGTCTACAACCTTAAAGCTAATCGTCCCGGTTCCCTGAAGCGTGAAGGCGCTTGAGGTAATAGAGCCCTGTCCCTGGAGGGAGGATTTGGCATAAAAGTTGCCCTCTTTACCTGCGTGAGCTTCATCCGTTACTTGAAAAGCCTCCCCAGTAGCCGTCCAGCCCTCAAAGTTGCCTGTCTCAAAACTGCGATTCGTAATTTCAGTCGGAATGATGTTGCCGGCCATTACCCCTTCTTCCGGCACGCTCTCGTTAAAGCTCTGGAAGTCATCCGCAAAAATCACTCCCCAATCCGAGACTGCATGATCAACAATTTCCAGATACAGTTTTTTGCCGGTATATTTGGACAGGTCCGCTTTGTACAGCTCCATATTGGCAAGCCTCATGTCCTGCGCCGGGTCCGGGAACCCGGATTCGTTAAATTCGCTGTTCCCGTATCTGGCAATCAGGTTTCCGGTATCGGCATCGACAACACTCACATAGGCTTGATCTGTATGCTTGCCTCCGCCCAGCCTAAAGGTTATCCAGCCTGTTCCTCCCAGCTCAAAGGTGCTGGAACGAAGGACTCCCGTCGCAGCTTCGGGATATTTCCAGCCGTTTAGATGATAAGTGCCCTCCTGATTGTACGGGATTTGTTCAGCCCACCAGGTAGTTTCATCTGATACGCTCTCTGGCCCGAACGCTTCGCCTTCCACCACGGTCCATCCTGTAAGATCGCCGGTTTCAAAGCCGGGATTCTGGAATTGATACCGCTGGAAATCCGGCTTAATATCTTTAGCAACAGTGCCGCCGGCAGGCTCTGATTCATGGTACATGTTAAAGGCATCTGCAAAAATCAAACCCCAATCCGCAGTTGCATTATCGACGATCTCTACATACAGCTTCTCTCCCAAATGTCCGGAAAGATCGGCCTTATACTGCTCCATATTGGCAAGCCGCATGCCCTGGGCGGGGTTCGGGAAGCCCACGTCGGCGAATGTGCTGTTGCCGTACCTGGCAACCACCTGTCCCGTATCCGCCTCTACAATATTTACATAGACCTTATCCGGATTTTTGCCGCCGCCAAGCTTGAAGCTGATCCACCCGCTGCCGCCCAGCTCGAAGCTGCCGGACCGCAGCACGCCTGTAGCAGCCTCGTCATATTTCCAGCCGTTTAAATGATAAGTACCCTCCTGGTTATACGGGATTTGTTCCGCCCACCAGGTGGATTCCACGGATACACTATCCGGACCAAACGCGTTTCCTCTAATTACAGTCCATCCCGTCAAGTCTCCGGTTTCAAAGCCCGGATTCACAAGTTCATAGACCGCATCCGTAACGGACGAGCTCCCTTCCAGCTTGGGTGCCTGATAGACTGAACCGGTAACGGACAGTCCCGGAGCCGGGCTTGATGCCGCAGCCTCCCCGCCTTCCTTCTCAACCCCGGCTGCGGCTGTGCCTTGAATACCTGGGGCCGCAAGCTGCAGAACCATAACCCCTGCAACTATTTTGGAAATCCAGGATGTATTTCGGTTAGCTTTCCTCATTAACAAGCCTCCTTCATTATGTTCGATTAAATGAAGCGCTTACAAACAATTGTCTGCTTGTTTGCGTTAATTGCTGTACCCATGAGGGAAGGAGCGCCGTGGCGCTCCGCATTACCATATAGACTTCATTTCCCAAATTTCCATCGACTTCACCAACGGCTCGCCATCTGCCCAAAGCACAAGCCCCAAGGCATCCTTGCGGCCCGGATATACACGGGTCGTCAGGCTTTTGAGTCCGTTGGCATAGGCCTCGACCATGGAGCGGTCCAGATAGAGATGCAGCTTCAGATTCTCACCTGACAGCTCCAGCTTACCGCCCTGAACTCCGCGGCATTTTTCTTCCGGATGCTGTGATGTTTTCGTCCGGTCGGCCAAAAGCATGGATTCCTTCCAGTCATAATACAGCAGCGTTTCTTCCTCTCCATCCGGTGTACACCGGACCTTGATTCCAAGCTGTGCAGCACTGCCCCGCTCCATTTCCAGCTGAATCTCCAGCATATCGCCTTGAATAGCCTTCAAGAGATCATTGGCTTCTGTTAATGACTTGTCATGAAGCGATAATCGCTTCTCACCCCGCAGTGACTGCAGCTCATGAATCGGCTCGATTCCAAGCCGGCCATCCTCCCGTAAATACACGCTTACCGGCAAACCGCCGTTATGAGCCCAGCCTGACTGGTATTCCAGCACGGATGTACGGTCACCCTGCGCAATCGTAAAGACGATATTCCTGCCTGTCACCGGATCGACCATTCCACTCGGGCCGGTAAAATGGAAATCACCGACATCAATGAGCTGTGGTTCCTCCTGATCCGGTATGAATGACAGATTATTCTTGTCCAGCTGTCCGATCCAGTAGAACACTTCAACATCGGCTCCAGCTCCCACAGGGCTGACCAGCAGAAGGTGCTTGCTCACGCCTTGCATGTCGCTGCCCAGAGGGAGGAATACAGGGAGCTCCCAGATGGGCCCAAGATAAGGGAACTTCTGAATATCCGCTTCAAAGAATGATCCTTTGTACGTCCAGTTCAGCATGTCTGTTGACGCAAAAGCCAGCGCAGATCCCCCGCCGCCTTCTACGCCTGATCCTACCAGGGCATACCAGCCGTCCTCATCCTTCCACACGAACGGGTCCCGGAAATCTCCGAATGCCCCCATCCCCTGCTGCTGTACAATGAGCGGCTCGGGATGTTTGATCCACCGGACCAGATCAGGGTCCCCGTCTGATGAATAAGTGCTTCTGGCCAGCGCCACACTCTGATTCGGTGATGCACTGTCATTACCGGCCGTAAAGAACAGGACAGGCAGGCCGTCAGCATCATAAGTCGCACTCCCTGACCAGATTCCGTCGGGTGCGAGCTGATCCTTCTCAGGCGCCAGGGCCACAGGGAGATCACGCCAATGTACCAGATCTTCACTTACCCAATGCCCCCAATGAATATGATGAAAGTACGGTCCCTGCGGATTATGCTGATAGAACAGATGATATTGCCCGTCAAAATAAACCGGTGCATGCGGCTCGTTCATCCAATGGGCCGGCGGGCTGACATGATACTGTGGTCTGTGCCGGTCCGCAAGCAGTGGCGTCCGTTCCAGCCTGATAGCTTCATATTCCACTTGCGGCCGGACGCCTCCATGTGAAGCGAGCACCGCCTGATAAGAAGCAGCCACTTCCCCGCTGCTCAGCGCACGGCTATACAACTTCAGCTCATCCATAAGACCGCTGAACATATGCAGGGTGAATACTTCTGCAAGCTTGCTGCTGTGATTGTTCCTGCCGATGAGCAGATCAGTATCTGCCGCTACTGCCAGCCTTGAACCGGCAGGTATCACCGCCGAAGCAATCCCGCTGCCGTTCAAATACAGCTTAAGCTCACCTTCATCCCCATTGAACACGGCATTTACGTAAGACCACTCATTCTTGGGCAGCTCACAGCCGTCAGGCGACCAGATTTCGATCCATTCCCCGCCTGCAAGCCCGATTTGGAAGGACCAGGAGCCGTGACGGAACATGCCCAGCAGGTACCCATGCTTAGCATCCTTATTGTACCGGTTCACAATGGCGGCCAGCTTGCCCTCGTGCC contains these protein-coding regions:
- a CDS encoding GH32 C-terminal domain-containing protein, whose product is MRKANRNTSWISKIVAGVMVLQLAAPGIQGTAAAGVEKEGGEAAASSPAPGLSVTGSVYQAPKLEGSSSVTDAVYELVNPGFETGDLTGWTVIRGNAFGPDSVSVESTWWAEQIPYNQEGTYHLNGWKYDEAATGVLRSGSFELGGSGWISFKLGGGKNPDKVYVNIVEADTGQVVARYGNSTFADVGFPNPAQGMRLANMEQYKADLSGHLGEKLYVEIVDNATADWGLIFADAFNMYHESEPAGGTVAKDIKPDFQRYQFQNPGFETGDLTGWTVVEGEAFGPESVSDETTWWAEQIPYNQEGTYHLNGWKYPEAATGVLRSSTFELGGTGWITFRLGGGKHTDQAYVSVVDADTGNLIARYGNSEFNESGFPDPAQDMRLANMELYKADLSKYTGKKLYLEIVDHAVSDWGVIFADDFQSFNESVPEEGVMAGNIIPTEITNRSFETGNFEGWTATGEAFQVTDEAHAGKEGNFYAKSSLQGQGSITSSAFTLQGTGTISFKVVDIVNPESAYVGLYDAGTDDLLEKTGNAIVNQQITWNVHKYYNKSLYIKVIDSSDQSRIAVDAFQANSTGNIFYMNFDEGAGKKALEQVSNLEHDVNYVFNSARYMDSKDPSWTPRGVKGGALLFDGYSNDIEVNAKDTISVSDALTVEAWVAPRSYEWGDGNKLSAIVNQSDQDKAEGFALGMFRHGTWSMQAGIGGQWIQVWVKDHPLEKYKWNYVAATFDKEAGMIKLYLNGQEVASQATPVSIPITPSTENLIIGKNNRSAEFVGLFSYNMFSGLIDEVKLQNKALTGQEILAEYENVKTLHGGAVPDIPDGDIDEYPGVFDGDQHRPQYHAMPPQNWMNEAHAPIYFNSKYHLFYQHNPQGPFWHQIHWGHWVSDDMVHWENVRPALAPEAGTLDPDGAWSGSAAYDRDGNPVLFYTAGNDSLSPNQRTGLATPADLSDPNLEEWVKYPEPVTEQNGNGIHNEFRDPFVWYDQETDKWYQLVTSGLKDFSSGTALVYVSDDMYNWEYKGPLYVSDRSLYPELGTVWELPVLLPLGKDSTGNQKYIFMINPHEKPEHVLPANDVQRDVEVFYWIGTWDRHHFKFIPDQEAPSKMDVGDGYLTAESGMVTPDGRTVVFSMVQNVRTPQAEYQAGWAHNLALPVSLSLDEHDELRIEPIEELKSLRGDKVVDFSDKNLAAANQLIHNVKGDMLEIVMEIDPGEAQKFGLKVRRSDNGQEETLIYYDKSDNTFNVDRTKSSIDPDVRVDGIQGGHVELDGENLKLHIFLDRSVVEAFANNKKKLTTRVYVGRYDSLGLQVWADNDVTVKSMEVWEMNALTGEPAAPVYVPDNWDNSVYTDITDLPNHDFATGDLTGWITEGEAFQDIHVTDARFFWDTIYFNPSHKIPGGYHLWGFNEEAGGDSLTGTLKSQNFILGGNGKLNFLVSGGRDIDKLYVTLVRASDGKELFKETATNYEEYQRKIWDASAYIGEELYIKVVDQSTGGFGHINVDDFNVPVKVQNGVDPIDPTDPTDPTDPTDPTDPTDPTDPTDPTDPTDPTDPTDPTDPTDPTPPVPTSPPGNPVIPGSMPDSQSSLNFELAKGERQVLFPVKLAANDGKNALKVKHSDVEIEVPAEVLKELQALVTGSGLEQSQISFQMGVLSPQLGRELLDRAESKNQAAVSAAGEVYDFKLSIVKADGTVLELKKFSQPVTIRLSANENSQRDLTGIYYIADDGSLEYMGGNRSDGKWTAKVSHFSTFAVLTYDKTFEDVNASYWAHDVIKKMAARQMVSGISETAFAPKQNVSRAEFAALITRALSIKSANTAIFKDVDSAKWYASSITAAYENGIITGRSADTFAPEESVSREEMAAMIYKAYLFHTGRNAAVNRLSSFRDADHISSWAADAVAAAQELGLISGRGNQLFMPHEEVIRAESAQVISLLLERIEEQKER
- a CDS encoding GH32 C-terminal domain-containing protein produces the protein MSSSAGDRGLKRYWAFDEGAGAGALEKVTDTMDDVHYVFNNAEFTDPCNPPWRQGVAGTSLLFDGYSTYIEHSVHGEGRSGEPEFLTALSIGVWIAPRTYEWGHEGKLAAIVNRYNKDAKHGYLLGMFRHGSWSFQIGLAGGEWIEIWSPDGCELPKNEWSYVNAVFNGDEGELKLYLNGSGIASAVIPAGSRLAVAADTDLLIGRNNHSSKLAEVFTLHMFSGLMDELKLYSRALSSGEVAASYQAVLASHGGVRPQVEYEAIRLERTPLLADRHRPQYHVSPPAHWMNEPHAPVYFDGQYHLFYQHNPQGPYFHHIHWGHWVSEDLVHWRDLPVALAPEKDQLAPDGIWSGSATYDADGLPVLFFTAGNDSASPNQSVALARSTYSSDGDPDLVRWIKHPEPLIVQQQGMGAFGDFRDPFVWKDEDGWYALVGSGVEGGGGSALAFASTDMLNWTYKGSFFEADIQKFPYLGPIWELPVFLPLGSDMQGVSKHLLLVSPVGAGADVEVFYWIGQLDKNNLSFIPDQEEPQLIDVGDFHFTGPSGMVDPVTGRNIVFTIAQGDRTSVLEYQSGWAHNGGLPVSVYLREDGRLGIEPIHELQSLRGEKRLSLHDKSLTEANDLLKAIQGDMLEIQLEMERGSAAQLGIKVRCTPDGEEETLLYYDWKESMLLADRTKTSQHPEEKCRGVQGGKLELSGENLKLHLYLDRSMVEAYANGLKSLTTRVYPGRKDALGLVLWADGEPLVKSMEIWEMKSIW